Proteins encoded together in one Lagopus muta isolate bLagMut1 chromosome 3, bLagMut1 primary, whole genome shotgun sequence window:
- the UTP23 gene encoding rRNA-processing protein UTP23 homolog, with product MKITRQKHAKKNMGFYRHNFQFREPFQVLVDGTFCHAALRNKIQIREQLPGYLGGATQLCTTRCILKELESLGKALYGAKLIAQSFQVRSCSHHKDPVSGSACLLSMVEEGNPHHFFVATQDQDLANKVKKKAGIPLLFIIQNTMVLDKPSPKSLAFVQTLQTSQLVPEHQKQSIIQLKEKEGLAKQEGEKRRKRKKAGGPNPLSCLKKKKKTQESQKPAEKKKRRRKRIRVKTETVLSVQKNEKE from the exons ATGAAGATCACGCGGCAGAAGCACGCCAAGAAGAACATGGGCTTCTACAGGCACAACTTCCAGTTCCGCGAGCCCTTCCAGGTGCTGGTGGACGGCACGTTCTGCCACGCCGCGCTCCGCAACAAGATCCAGATCCGCGAGCAGCTGCCCGGGTATCTGGGCGGCGCCACGCAGCTCTGCACCACCCG ATGCATTCTGAAAGAATTGGAATCACTGGGCAAAGCACTGTATGGGGCAAAATTAATTGCCCAAAGTTTTCAAGTTCGAAGCTGTTCTCACCACAAGGATCCTGTGAGCGGCTCGGCCTGTTTACTTTCCATGGTTGAGGAAGGCAACCCTCATCACTTCTTTGTGGCTACTCAG GACCAGGATTTAGcaaacaaagtgaaaaagaaggCTGGCATTCCTCTCCTCTTTATTATTCAGAACACTATGGTGCTAGACAAACCTTCTCCTAAGTCTTTGGCATTTGTTCAAACGTTGCAGACCAGTCAGCTTGTTCCAGAGCACCAGAAACAAAGCATCATAcaacttaaagaaaaagaaggactAGCAAAGCAAGAAggtgaaaagagaagaaaacgTAAAAAGGCAGGTGGCCCCAATCCTCTCAGCTgtctgaagaagaagaagaagacaCAGGAGAGCCAGAAACCTGccgagaagaagaaaagaagaagaaagcgAATTAGGGTTAAAACAGAAActgtgctgtcagtgcagaagaatgagaaagaataA